The Candidatus Hydrogenedentota bacterium genome includes a window with the following:
- a CDS encoding radical SAM protein, which translates to MARMDPEQKLRRVNGALPKVRDLVQECRACGRACGAARTAGGTGACRASSAPGHVRYAAAVRHFGEEPMLVGRGGSGTVFFSHCSLRCVFCQNHQISQAGDGAEHTVAELARAFLDLRAEGAENINLVTPTQCILPILEALREAYAAGLDAPLVYNTNGYDAVELVEALADVVDVWLPDLKYMDPEPARRYSGTADYPETARAALRAMWRAAGPLRVDSDGKALGGVILRHLVLPENVSGTYDMLLWLHDEGMTDITLGLMSQYTPRHRAAEHAEIARPLAPREYNEVVDYAVSLGFEHLLVQEMESQETYLPDFRKDHPFEG; encoded by the coding sequence ATGGCACGGATGGATCCGGAACAGAAACTGCGGCGCGTGAACGGGGCCCTGCCGAAAGTGCGGGACCTCGTTCAGGAGTGCCGCGCCTGCGGGCGCGCCTGCGGCGCCGCGCGGACCGCCGGCGGCACGGGTGCCTGCCGCGCGTCCTCCGCGCCCGGCCATGTCCGGTATGCCGCCGCCGTCCGCCACTTCGGCGAGGAGCCGATGCTGGTCGGGCGCGGCGGGTCCGGCACGGTCTTCTTCTCCCATTGCAGCCTGCGCTGCGTCTTCTGCCAGAACCACCAGATCAGCCAGGCGGGCGACGGCGCGGAACACACGGTGGCCGAACTCGCCCGGGCCTTTCTGGACCTGAGGGCGGAGGGCGCCGAGAACATCAACCTGGTCACCCCCACGCAGTGCATCCTGCCCATTCTGGAGGCCCTGCGGGAGGCGTATGCGGCGGGCCTGGACGCGCCGCTGGTCTACAACACCAACGGCTACGACGCCGTGGAACTGGTGGAGGCGCTGGCGGACGTGGTGGACGTCTGGCTGCCGGACCTGAAGTACATGGACCCGGAGCCCGCGCGGCGGTACTCCGGCACGGCGGACTATCCGGAGACGGCGCGGGCGGCCCTGCGGGCCATGTGGCGCGCGGCCGGGCCGCTGCGGGTGGACAGCGATGGGAAAGCCCTCGGCGGGGTGATCCTGCGCCATCTCGTGCTGCCGGAAAACGTCTCGGGCACCTACGACATGCTGCTGTGGCTCCACGACGAGGGCATGACGGACATCACCCTGGGCCTCATGAGCCAGTACACCCCCCGCCACCGCGCGGCGGAGCACGCCGAGATCGCCCGCCCCCTCGCCCCCAGGGAGTACAACGAGGTGGTGGACTACGCGGTCTCCCTCGGATTCGAGCACCTGCTGGTCCAGGAGATGGAAAGCCAGGAAACCTACCTGCCCGATTTCCGAAAGGATCACCCGTTCGAGGGGTAG
- a CDS encoding PLP-dependent transferase — protein sequence MKFETLAVHAGHGPDPAFGAVMQPIYQVSTFAFKGFGEPGTYDYTRSGNPTRAALEACLAQLEGGVRGFAFCTGMAAEATALGLLSAGDHVIVHDDLYGGTYRLMTTFAASHGIRAEFVNLRDPDRLRAAIRPETRLIWTETPTNPMMNLLDLAAIAGIARERGVLTLCDNTFLSPYFQRPLDLGIDIVLHSTTKYINGHSDVVGGALVTRDEALGQRVALLQNTLGTAESPFDCFLVLRGVKTLPLRMEAHHRNALAVARFLEAHPKVSAVLHPWLESHPQHDLAKRQMTGCSGVFSFRVDGGGGAARRLLEAVRLFTLAESLGGVESLIEHPWTMTHLSMPPEARLGAGITEDLIRISVGLEHPDDLIADLAEALDRV from the coding sequence ATCAAGTTTGAAACACTGGCCGTCCACGCCGGGCACGGGCCCGACCCGGCCTTCGGCGCCGTCATGCAACCCATCTACCAGGTGTCCACCTTCGCCTTCAAGGGATTCGGCGAGCCCGGCACCTACGACTACACGCGCTCGGGCAACCCGACCCGCGCCGCGCTGGAGGCCTGCCTCGCCCAACTGGAGGGCGGTGTCCGGGGCTTCGCCTTCTGCACGGGCATGGCGGCCGAGGCGACGGCCCTGGGCCTGCTCTCCGCCGGGGACCATGTGATCGTCCACGATGACCTCTACGGCGGCACGTACCGCCTCATGACCACCTTCGCCGCCAGCCACGGCATCCGTGCGGAGTTCGTGAACCTGCGCGACCCGGACCGCCTGCGCGCCGCCATCCGCCCCGAGACGCGGCTCATCTGGACCGAGACGCCCACCAACCCCATGATGAACCTGCTGGATCTGGCGGCCATCGCCGGCATCGCCCGGGAGCGCGGGGTGCTTACGCTCTGCGACAACACCTTCCTCTCCCCTTACTTCCAGCGGCCTCTGGACCTGGGCATTGACATCGTCCTGCACTCCACGACGAAGTACATCAACGGCCACTCCGACGTGGTCGGCGGCGCCCTGGTCACGCGCGACGAGGCGCTTGGACAGCGCGTCGCCCTGCTGCAAAACACCCTCGGAACGGCCGAGTCCCCCTTCGACTGCTTCCTCGTGCTGCGCGGCGTGAAGACTCTTCCGCTGCGCATGGAGGCGCACCACCGCAACGCCCTGGCCGTCGCCCGTTTCCTGGAGGCCCACCCCAAGGTGTCCGCCGTGCTGCATCCCTGGCTGGAAAGCCACCCGCAGCATGACCTGGCCAAACGCCAGATGACCGGATGCAGCGGGGTCTTCTCGTTCCGCGTGGACGGCGGCGGCGGGGCGGCCCGCAGGCTCCTGGAGGCGGTCCGCCTGTTCACGCTGGCGGAGTCGCTGGGGGGCGTGGAGTCCCTCATCGAGCACCCCTGGACCATGACCCACCTCTCCATGCCGCCCGAGGCGCGGCTCGGCGCGGGCATCACGGAGGACCTCATCCGCATCTCCGTCGGCCTGGAACATCCCGACGACCTGATTGCGGACCTCGCCGAGGCCCTCGACCGCGTCTGA
- the ilvB gene encoding biosynthetic-type acetolactate synthase large subunit, whose protein sequence is MTGAEMVIQVLADEGVDTIFGYSGGAILPTYDAVFRWNRSHPGNTINLVVPANEQGAGFMAAGYSRASGKVGVSLVTSGPAATNSVTPVRDCMADSVPMVLICGQVARPSIGTDAFQEAPVFNIMSACAKHVFLVKNEAEIEETMRTAFFIARTGRPGPVVVDLPKDVQNWQGVFKGEGMLPLSGYQERLARVTESDMPREVSREFFRLLKRSKRPLLYVGGGTVVSGASEILRKFMKKFQIPAVTTLMGIGAVDTTDPLCLGMLGMHGTAYGNYAVDDCDMLICVGARFDDRVAGVPREFAKSAVVAHIDIDAAEIGKVRRADWRHVGDAARSLRALMDAGRDHKPDNTKWLEHVARLKAAHPQGFNRESRLVQPQAVLEALNKITKGDAIITTGVGQHQMFTAQYMDFHKPRTWLTSGSMGTMGFGLPAAIGAQFACPGKLVIDVDGDGSLRMNIGEMETATTYEVPVKVLLLNNLGDGMVVQWQSLYFDGRFSGTDKALHQKDFVKAAEADGFKFARRVTGYDELQETLEAFVKFKGPAFLEVMTDKNAFVYPMVGPGMAYRDMLTGPHITSREAGPSTGTLDTSDSF, encoded by the coding sequence ATGACCGGCGCGGAGATGGTCATCCAGGTGCTGGCGGACGAGGGGGTGGACACCATTTTCGGCTACAGCGGCGGGGCCATCCTTCCCACCTATGACGCCGTTTTCCGCTGGAACCGGTCGCACCCCGGAAACACCATCAACCTTGTGGTCCCCGCGAACGAGCAGGGCGCCGGGTTCATGGCGGCGGGCTACTCCCGCGCCAGCGGCAAGGTCGGGGTCTCGCTGGTGACCTCGGGCCCGGCCGCCACCAACAGCGTCACACCCGTGCGCGACTGCATGGCGGACTCGGTCCCGATGGTGCTCATCTGCGGCCAGGTGGCCCGCCCGTCCATCGGCACGGACGCCTTCCAGGAGGCCCCGGTCTTCAACATCATGAGCGCCTGCGCCAAGCACGTTTTTCTCGTGAAGAACGAGGCGGAGATCGAGGAGACCATGCGCACGGCGTTCTTCATCGCGCGCACCGGCCGCCCCGGCCCCGTGGTGGTGGACCTGCCCAAGGACGTGCAGAACTGGCAGGGGGTCTTCAAGGGCGAGGGGATGCTGCCGCTTTCGGGCTACCAGGAGCGCCTTGCGCGGGTCACGGAGTCCGACATGCCCAGGGAGGTCTCCCGCGAGTTCTTCCGGCTGCTTAAACGCTCGAAGCGGCCGCTCCTCTACGTGGGCGGCGGCACCGTCGTCTCCGGCGCGTCGGAAATCCTGCGCAAGTTCATGAAGAAGTTCCAGATCCCCGCCGTGACGACCCTCATGGGCATCGGCGCCGTGGACACGACGGACCCGCTGTGCCTGGGCATGCTCGGCATGCACGGCACGGCTTACGGCAACTACGCCGTGGACGACTGCGACATGCTCATCTGCGTCGGGGCGCGCTTTGACGACCGCGTGGCCGGGGTGCCCCGCGAGTTCGCGAAGAGCGCCGTGGTCGCCCACATTGACATAGACGCCGCGGAGATCGGCAAGGTGCGCCGGGCAGACTGGCGGCATGTCGGCGACGCGGCCCGCTCGCTGCGCGCCCTGATGGACGCGGGGAGGGACCACAAGCCCGACAACACGAAGTGGCTGGAGCATGTGGCGCGCCTGAAGGCGGCGCACCCGCAGGGTTTCAACCGCGAGAGCCGGCTGGTCCAGCCGCAGGCCGTGCTGGAGGCCCTCAACAAGATCACCAAGGGCGACGCCATCATCACCACCGGCGTCGGCCAGCACCAGATGTTCACCGCCCAGTACATGGACTTCCACAAGCCCCGCACCTGGCTGACCTCGGGCAGCATGGGCACCATGGGCTTCGGGCTGCCCGCCGCCATCGGCGCGCAGTTCGCCTGCCCCGGGAAGCTCGTGATTGACGTGGACGGCGACGGCAGCCTGCGCATGAACATCGGCGAAATGGAGACCGCCACCACCTACGAGGTGCCCGTGAAGGTGCTCCTGCTGAACAACCTCGGCGACGGCATGGTGGTCCAGTGGCAGTCCCTCTATTTCGACGGGCGCTTCTCGGGCACCGACAAGGCCCTCCACCAGAAGGACTTCGTGAAGGCCGCCGAGGCCGACGGGTTCAAGTTCGCCCGCCGTGTCACCGGCTATGACGAGCTTCAGGAGACCCTGGAGGCCTTTGTGAAGTTCAAGGGCCCCGCCTTCCTGGAGGTCATGACGGACAAGAACGCCTTCGTCTACCCGATGGTCGGCCCGGGCATGGCCTACCGCGACATGCTCACGGGCCCCCATATCACGAGCCGCGAAGCCGGCCCCTCGACGGGAACCCTGGACACGTCCGACAGTTTCTGA
- a CDS encoding 30S ribosomal protein S1 translates to MLAMSKKQVMKQGVSYVQPDLAEELEQQLAANNMDALLGETPQNFREGEVVRGRVVDLTDDRALVDIRYKSEGIVPSTEFSPGDQIEVGGEYDFYIDEPENEMGMPILSKIKADRIKNWEHVQAVYDQDGVIEGVITRRVKGGLKVDIGIDAFMPASQLTFRPTGDLYKFIGEKMEFKIIKLTRRRRNVVVSRRKLLEEQRAGEKRRLLETIHEGALIEGEVKNITDFGAFVDVGGIDGLLHVTDMSWGRVKHPSQMLQVGQQIEVKVLTFDPKTERISLGLKQKSENPWITAEDRYPVGSIVRGRVVSMTEYGAFVQLEDGIEGMVHVSEMSWTRRVRHPNEILQLDEEVFVMILSVDGKEEKIALGIKQTQPNPWKQLSEKYPLGSSVKGIVRNLTDYGAFVQIEDGIDALLHVSDMSWTKKVTNPVEVLEKGQEVEVQVLNIDPENEKISVGLKQLMQDPWLEVIKDLPVGAHVEVEIAKLVSFGAFARLMNGIEGLIHVSELSSDRVQKPEEVLKVGDKVMAKVINISPVDRKIGLSVREYHRDIEQGNLADYGKSGGSVDVNAAMRGAVPAGMIQAGRSLEDVAHELMMAVSRVEAAKAADRVEEAAKAAALEAETAQSEDAAAGETPVSGVEETPADDAARDAEPAE, encoded by the coding sequence ATGTTGGCAATGAGCAAAAAACAGGTGATGAAACAGGGCGTTTCGTACGTCCAGCCGGATCTGGCGGAGGAGCTTGAGCAGCAGTTGGCGGCCAATAACATGGACGCGCTGCTGGGCGAGACCCCCCAGAATTTCCGCGAAGGCGAAGTGGTCCGGGGCCGCGTGGTGGACCTGACAGACGACCGCGCGCTGGTGGACATCCGCTACAAGAGCGAGGGGATTGTTCCGAGCACGGAGTTCTCGCCGGGCGACCAGATTGAGGTGGGCGGCGAGTACGATTTCTACATTGACGAGCCCGAGAACGAGATGGGGATGCCGATTCTTTCGAAGATCAAGGCGGACCGCATCAAGAACTGGGAGCACGTTCAGGCGGTGTACGACCAGGACGGCGTGATCGAGGGCGTGATCACCCGGCGTGTCAAGGGCGGTCTGAAGGTGGACATCGGCATAGACGCGTTCATGCCGGCCAGCCAGCTGACTTTCCGCCCGACGGGCGACCTGTACAAGTTCATCGGCGAGAAGATGGAGTTTAAGATCATCAAGCTGACGCGCCGCCGCCGCAATGTGGTGGTGAGCCGCCGCAAGCTGCTCGAAGAGCAGCGGGCGGGCGAGAAGCGCCGGCTGCTGGAGACGATCCACGAGGGCGCGCTGATCGAGGGCGAGGTGAAGAACATCACCGACTTCGGCGCGTTTGTGGACGTGGGCGGCATTGACGGCCTGCTGCACGTGACCGACATGAGCTGGGGCCGGGTGAAGCACCCGTCGCAGATGCTCCAGGTCGGCCAGCAGATCGAGGTGAAGGTGCTGACCTTCGACCCGAAGACCGAGCGGATCAGCCTGGGCCTGAAGCAGAAGTCCGAGAACCCCTGGATCACGGCCGAGGACCGGTACCCGGTCGGCTCCATCGTGCGCGGCCGCGTGGTCAGCATGACGGAGTACGGGGCGTTCGTGCAGCTTGAGGACGGCATTGAGGGCATGGTCCACGTCAGCGAGATGAGCTGGACGCGGCGCGTGCGCCACCCCAACGAGATCCTGCAGCTCGACGAGGAGGTCTTCGTGATGATCCTCAGCGTTGACGGCAAGGAGGAGAAGATCGCGCTGGGCATCAAGCAGACCCAGCCGAACCCCTGGAAGCAGCTGTCGGAGAAATACCCGCTCGGCTCCAGTGTCAAGGGCATCGTGCGCAACCTGACGGACTACGGCGCCTTTGTGCAGATCGAGGACGGGATTGACGCCCTCCTGCACGTCAGCGACATGTCCTGGACCAAGAAGGTCACGAATCCGGTCGAGGTGCTGGAGAAGGGCCAGGAGGTCGAGGTGCAGGTGCTGAACATAGACCCCGAAAACGAGAAGATCAGCGTGGGGCTCAAGCAGCTCATGCAGGACCCCTGGCTGGAGGTCATCAAGGACCTTCCGGTCGGCGCGCATGTCGAGGTGGAGATCGCGAAGCTGGTCAGTTTCGGCGCCTTCGCCCGCCTGATGAACGGCATTGAGGGGCTGATCCACGTCAGCGAGCTTTCCAGCGACCGCGTGCAGAAGCCCGAGGAGGTCCTTAAAGTCGGGGACAAGGTGATGGCGAAGGTCATCAACATCAGCCCCGTGGACCGCAAGATCGGCCTGAGCGTCCGCGAGTACCACCGCGACATCGAGCAGGGCAACCTGGCCGACTATGGCAAGAGCGGCGGCTCTGTGGATGTCAACGCCGCCATGCGCGGCGCGGTGCCCGCCGGCATGATCCAGGCGGGCCGCAGCCTCGAGGACGTGGCGCATGAGCTGATGATGGCCGTCAGCCGCGTGGAGGCGGCGAAGGCCGCCGACCGCGTGGAAGAGGCCGCCAAGGCCGCCGCGCTGGAGGCCGAAACCGCACAGTCCGAAGACGCCGCGGCCGGGGAGACCCCCGTGTCAGGCGTAGAGGAAACGCCCGCGGACGACGCGGCGCGCGACGCGGAGCCGGCCGAGTAA
- a CDS encoding protein-L-isoaspartate(D-aspartate) O-methyltransferase produces MVLRQIAARGVRDGRVLAALGRVPRHLFVPKDLEDRAYEDRPLPIGHGQTISQPYIVACMTELAAPGPEDRVLEIGTGSGYQTAVLALLAREVHTVERLPELCKTARERLAAMNMANVRTWLRDGSAGLPEHAPYDAVLVAAGAPDLPEALTAQVAEGGRIVAPVGPPESQWLVDGRKTGGVLRLRRVFECRFVPLVGILGWPGSPMGGP; encoded by the coding sequence ATGGTGCTCCGCCAGATCGCCGCCCGGGGCGTGCGGGACGGCCGGGTGCTGGCGGCCCTGGGCCGCGTGCCCAGGCACCTCTTTGTGCCGAAAGACCTCGAAGACCGGGCCTACGAGGACCGGCCGCTCCCCATCGGCCACGGACAGACCATCAGCCAGCCCTATATTGTCGCCTGCATGACCGAGCTTGCCGCCCCCGGACCGGAGGACCGCGTCCTGGAAATCGGCACGGGGTCGGGCTACCAGACTGCCGTGCTGGCGCTGCTGGCCCGGGAGGTCCACACGGTGGAGCGCCTTCCCGAGCTGTGTAAGACGGCCCGCGAACGGCTGGCGGCGATGAACATGGCAAATGTGCGGACGTGGCTGCGGGACGGGTCGGCGGGCCTGCCGGAGCATGCGCCGTATGATGCCGTGCTCGTGGCCGCCGGCGCGCCGGACCTCCCGGAGGCGCTGACGGCGCAGGTGGCGGAGGGTGGGCGGATCGTGGCCCCGGTCGGCCCCCCCGAAAGCCAGTGGCTGGTCGACGGCCGCAAAACCGGCGGCGTCCTGCGGCTGCGCCGCGTCTTTGAATGCCGGTTTGTGCCCCTCGTCGGCATCCTCGGGTGGCCCGGGAGCCCCATGGGCGGGCCGTGA
- a CDS encoding TlpA family protein disulfide reductase, producing the protein MLTVAALAGGVLAASVIFEKQIIAAKRAKLAPPPVTLGVQADFSLSLAKPDGTAGTLEEFRGRPVFLHFWSPNCPGCLAELEGLNALFQRTGGAEVGFVSVALGDEEDVRRALAGYTAAFPVYRHEGTLPAVYGSGVPSTFIIDRNGALALKHSGPAKWDDPSVAALLDVLASAPGAPEQQENPASGGRGVSEDGSDARAGCAARASGSLSHAVGIDGDNPPDIGFLLHDQLDTDGSGRARKVNRVHRGGAVVVLGDFHVHDGDFAIVGIAGVHAHLQHLAGLFLAPGELRVGEVLGEGGQQHFDVLGLEGRLHRRDRLLDQVIIALLGGRGAPGHQPQHQPADQQTHAHPGHDQLLLFQQVGFHPQLPLRPPQGTAGERRGYCLA; encoded by the coding sequence GTGCTCACCGTGGCGGCCCTGGCGGGCGGCGTGCTGGCCGCGTCCGTGATCTTCGAAAAGCAGATCATCGCCGCCAAGCGGGCAAAACTCGCCCCCCCGCCCGTCACCCTCGGCGTGCAGGCCGACTTCTCCCTGTCGCTGGCCAAGCCTGACGGGACCGCGGGCACGCTGGAGGAATTCCGGGGGCGCCCGGTCTTCCTTCATTTCTGGAGCCCCAACTGCCCCGGATGCCTGGCGGAACTGGAGGGGCTGAACGCCCTTTTCCAGCGGACCGGGGGGGCGGAGGTCGGCTTTGTGTCCGTGGCGCTGGGTGATGAGGAAGACGTGCGCCGGGCGCTTGCGGGGTATACGGCGGCGTTCCCCGTGTACCGGCACGAGGGAACCCTCCCCGCCGTATACGGCTCCGGAGTCCCCTCCACCTTCATCATTGACCGGAACGGCGCCCTGGCGCTTAAGCATTCCGGCCCCGCCAAGTGGGACGATCCGTCGGTGGCGGCCCTCCTTGATGTGCTGGCCTCCGCCCCCGGCGCGCCGGAGCAACAAGAAAACCCCGCGTCCGGGGGGCGCGGGGTTTCGGAGGATGGGTCAGACGCCCGGGCCGGGTGTGCCGCCCGGGCGTCCGGGTCGTTATCACATGCCGTCGGGATTGACGGTGACAATCCGCCAGACATCGGCTTCCTTCTTCATGACCAGCTCGACACTGATGGATCCGGGAGGGCCCGAAAGGTCAACCGGGTACACCGAGGCGGTGCCGTCGTCGTTCTTGGTGATTTCCATGTCCACGATGGAGACTTCGCCATCGTCGGCATAGCCGGCGTCCACGCCCATCTGCAGCATCTCGCGGGCCTCTTCCTTGCCCCCGGCGAGCTCCGGGTGGGTGAAGTCCTCGGAGAAGGTGGTCAGCAGCATTTCGATGTCCTTGGCCTCGAGGGCCGTCTTCACCGTCGCGACCGTCTCCTTGATCAGGTCATCATCGCTCTTCTTGGGGGTCGTGGCGCACCCGGCCACCAGCCCCAGCATCAGCCCGCAGATCAGCAAACGCACGCACATCCTGGTCATGATCAACTCCTTTTGTTTCAACAGGTTGGGTTCCACCCGCAGCTCCCCCTGCGGCCCCCCCAAGGGACCGCCGGTGAGCGGCGCGGCTATTGCCTAGCGTAA